A segment of the Coffea arabica cultivar ET-39 chromosome 8c, Coffea Arabica ET-39 HiFi, whole genome shotgun sequence genome:
ATGGGATCCCAAACTTGGATGTAAGGAGTTAAAAAATTAGCTGTTATAGATGTCAGAAAAAGGTTTTTTGCATAAATGAAGAGCTGGAATTGTATATTATATAGTGTAAGCACCCAAACCTTCAGATTAGCTGTGCATGATGATATTATGCATCTGACTGCCCATGTGGATTCAGCTTGTGGATGTGTTGGAAGCCTTGGATTCTAGGGAATGCCCCATGCATGTGATGGACTCTATAATCCCTGTTATGCTTTGTGCAAAACCTGATGTGTTGAACTTCTTCTTAATATTATCATGCTGGTTGACAGGGGATCCATATACAGAGGTGAATATGGGTAAAGTTCTAAAATTATGCCTCTGCTTGTGGGGATATATGTGGCTTCACCTGATGCATCATATTGAAATTCCTGTGCTACAAATGTGATATTCATGAATCATTCATTTGGCTATGTCTTGAAAACAAGGTATAATTTATGCATTGAGCAATTCCTTCAGGGTGAAGGAAGGAAGAAGCATATTGGTaggattctggaattttttagaACTACACAAGGAGAGGATTACTTCAGGGTTCAATGGTATTTCAGAGTTGAAGATACAGTGAGTGTGCTTCACCTATCTCCTGCTTTTACCAAAACTCACCGTTCACTCTTTTCAGCTTATGGATGTTTTGGATTGCTTCAGGTTATCAAAGAAGCTGCTACTTTTCATGACGAGAAGCGGATATTCTACTCGACTATGATGAATGATAATTTGCTTGATTGCATTCTCTCCAAGGTTCACGTAGCAGAAATACCACTCGCAGTATGCTCCAATTTTGAAAGTTTCCATTTGCAagttttcttgagttatatTACCTCATACACATTTTCTTAATTCATGCATTATCAGTTTTATTGTTGTGTTTTCTCTTCCCCTTCTAAGTTGTTCATCTTGTTCCTGTTGTGCACAGTTTCCTTCTTTTTGTTGTAATTTTGTTCATATATCAGGTAGGCCTTGAACCAGACACTATTCCACCGGCTGACTTTTATTATGATATGGAGTACAGTGTGGAATATTCAACATTCCACAACCTGCAGACAGGTAAGTAGTACTGATAAGATGTTACATTTGTATGGTGACTCCATCCttgcttgattttgaaaataaaagaacaaaaatcTGTGCCAAACCCATTGGTATTTATTGTGTAGAAAGCTTTTTTCGATAATTGATGGTGTCACTTGCTCATCCTGCCCCCACTACTGGCAATAAGAGATGACGCACAAATATGCATACAAACACGTAACTTGCTATATACATAATACGCTCATTAAATGatccttttccttttatttctttctGCAATATTTGCTCTTCTATCAAATCTGCACAGGAAGTACAGATACCATTGATGACTGAAGCCTATGACTGCTAAGAATGTAACACGGTTCTTATGCTTCTATTCTCTTTAACTGTCACAGATAACTCCTACAAGATTGATGATTCACATTCACTTCAACCTGTTGAAGGTTTCCATGCTCCAATTACTGCAACACATTTGGAGGTTTTCTCTGGTTCTGGGCCTCTCAAATCAGAGTTGGCCCTATTGGACTTATACTCTGGTTGTGGCGGGATGTCCACTGGATTGGGGATTGGTGCCAAGGTCTCTAGTATAGATGTTGTGACGGTAATATTTGGCCCTATATACTGCCAAGTCTAAAGTACTATATTGATGTCATTTATGGGTCCACAATCGAATTCTTTAGTAtgttcttcctttgttttagaGATGGGCAGTTGATCTTGAAAAATCTGCATGCGACAGCTTGAAGCTAAATCATCCAGAAACTCAAGTTAGTAATTTCTGTCCGCTGTTGGATAATATACTCTTAGTTTGAGTCTGCAGCCTTCATAGGAGAATGAACTAGAACTATCTTTTCATGTATAGGTTAGAAATGAGTCTGCCGAAGATTTTCTTGAGCTGCTGAAAAGATGGAAACAATTATGTGAATCTTACATTTTCAATGACTTAAAGAACCCCCCTGAAGCTGGCCCAGATAACCAGATAGAAGGGGAAAGCAATGAAACCTCAAAGTTGGCTAATGAGGACCCTTATGGAGAATATGAAGTTTCATGTCTAGTTGACATTTGTTATGGTGATCCCAACGAAACAGGAAAGCACGGGCTCCACTTTAAGGTACTTATCCGATGTTTAGGATTTTGTGGTACTATAAGTAACATTTATCTTGGATATGGAGTTCTACAATGCGTGGCCACTGACTTGAGTACTTTTGCCGGTCTGTGAGTGATCCAGCATGACTGTTGGTCAAGGAATTACTGATAGAAATGCCTTTATAACTCTTTTGTTTCCTGGTCAGTAACTTCATATGTTATTTTCGATGTTCATATGAGTGAATGCCAATGGAAAGCTTCTGATCCTGTAAGTCAGACTGTTGTAGAGTGTAAAATAAGGGCATATGATTCTAAACCGTTAGCATTGTGCTGATTCTACAAGCTTAAAACACCTGCACATAAGATTCAACATCTAAGATGATATATTTGGTTATCTCATGTTCACATGCTAAATGCAGCTATTACAAATTTCTTTCAAGGTCGAAGAGCTGaaaattgttttaaaaaaatttgtttttgttaATCTCAATGAGGATTAAACCATGATGTGGTCAAATTAACAAATTGATCAACTAATTGTAAATATACAAGTCTGCAAAATTTTGTCTGTTGCATGCTACTGTATAAAGCACCTATTGATCTGTTCGGCATAGTGTTAAAGGAGCAGACTCAGTGATTCTTGAGGAGAAGCAGCCAGTTCATCTATACTTCATCAAGAATTATATGAAGCCTTCCGTTCTATCTATCATTAAGTGTTAAGCTGACTTGTTTAGTATTCTACAATTCTTATTATACTCTCCTGaaattaatttgattttgaGGAGTAAGTTTTCTTGGTTATGACATTTTCTGCACATGGCTGATTTAACAGGTTCGCTGGAAAGGATATGGTCCTGATGAAGATACATGGGAGCCATTTGAAGGGTTAAGGTATCCTGCCTATATATAGTGGCCTTGTTTTActtcaattaaaataaataattacttTGACATTTTTTACTATAAATATGTTTAAACTTGTTACTCCTGTGACTCACTGATTTCCATTTCTGGTATTCTCTTAATTCTTTCCGTCttttgaaacttcattattgGTCTATGCCAATATGGGTGATGAGAGCAGTTACTACCCTAGATATGAGATAATGCTTACTGATGCGAATTTTTCAGCAATTGTCAAGAACGGATACAGGATTTTGTCAGAAATGGATTAAGATCTAAAATCTTACCTCTTCCAGTAAGTTACTTAAGCCAATTGTCTGATTTGTGTTGGTCCATTCATACTAGTGATATCAATATACCGTTACCTTTATATGTTTTAGGGTCATGTTGATGTCATTTGTGGGGGACCTCCTTGCCAAGGCATTAGTGGCTATAATCGCTATCGCAATGTCGAGGATCCTTTGACCGATGAAAGGAATCAGCAGATTGTGGTTTTTATGGACATAGTGGAATTCTTGAAGCCCAAGTTTGTCCTTATGGAAAATGTGGTTGACATTTTGAGGCTTGATGGAGCTTCTCTAGGAAGATATGCATTAAGTCGTTTAGTGCATATGAAATACCAAGCAAGGCTAGGAACTATTGCTGCTGGTTGTTACGGCCTTCCACAATTCCGCTTACGCGTTTTTATATGGGGTGCACTTCCAAGTGAGGTGGATATATTACCCCATTTATATTACAATACGTGAAGCCAAACTTGATTCTTGCAGATATGCTACTAGTGATAAAATAGCCCttcctattcttttttttatccTCCATGACTTCTTTCAGTTAAATTATGGTGTTAATTAGAATTGAAatgtcaaaaaaattttaaaaaaatgaaaagcttaATTGCACTCCAGATAAGAGAAGGGCAGTCTCATTAGTTGTCTTTTGCCTGTGCAGAGATTACCTCCATTTCCACTTCCTACACATGATGTAGTTGTAAGATATTGGCCTCCACCAGAATTTGAGGTATTCATATATCTAGCGTTTCTACTGCTGTGCATTTATCCATGCAGATGTTATCTCTATTTCCACTTCCTACACCTAATATTGCATTCTAATTTGCCCCCATCATCGCAGAGGAACACTGTTGCTTATGACGAAGGCCAACCTCGCAAACTTGAGGAAGCTGTTTTTCTTCAGGACGCAATCTCTGACCTTCCAGCTGTATGCTTATGGACTTTGGACGCGgcatatttcatttttttaatttccaaaatttattctcaTTCAATCTTATTTGTAGGTCACAAACCATGAATCTCGTGAGAAGATGGCATATGACAAGCCTCCAGGGACTGATTTCCAAAGATACATAAGATTGAGTAAAGAAGGTAATGCTTTTGCATCTTAGGCCAAAGTATGTGCTATTTAAATTATTACTGGCTGTTCTCTTTATGCACTTTCAATCATTGCATGTATTTAGTGTGGAACTATGTAATTTTCTCAGTGCTTTTGAGTTTGTCCATTCTGGTTTGCTGAATCTGTTTCATTTCCTGACTTTGTCTATTGTGTTACATGAAACTTAGGTTCTATCAGTTGCTAACAGTTGGATATGAAATACCAAAAGCCATGGTAAAGATATCCTGTATGCTTTCTGAGTGACTACAACCATGATATGATCGTGCCATATTACGTCGTGCCACCTTCTTATAGAAGTAGTTGGAGCCCTCAATATGCTTACTTGGTCTCATGTGATTAATTATTGTTAGAATAAGCTGTCAGAGCTCCAGCTTTCAGTTTAATGCTAATGTTGTCAATGCACTTCAACTTTGAGTATCTTCTTCTTTTAATACTTAAAATGCCATTGTGCTTAACACTTTGCAGAGGGCACAAGCCACAGAAAAGGTAATTACTTTATAGCTAAATGTGAGGCCAGCAGATTAGGATTTAGGAGCAGTGATAGTTGActtatttgaaatgtgaggAGAAGCATGTATGAGATTAAATTGTTTCAAAGCCCCTTACTCCCTTCTTCGTCCTTCCATTCCTAGTTTGACCAAAAAGCTTACAGATGATTTTGCAATTGTAGTCTACTATAAATGGGGACCACATTTGGTACCATTGACATCTTATCAAAGGAAAGTTTGTACGCAACTTATTTCTCTTGCAGAACTGTTGCTTCCAACccccaaaagaaaatgaatcacTGGATGACTTAAATCAACCACATAAACTAATAAAAGATTGAGGAAGAAATGCTCAACTAACTTAATTGTTTTAGCCAATAAGGCAATCATATAGCAAATTGTTGAAATGGTGTAGAGTATTGTCCGGATATCTGTATTGCAGAACAGAATTCATTTCTTATTTGCCTAGGTTAATAATGCTGTAACAGATTCTAAGTGCAAATTGCCAATTTTGATACTGATGAAGAATAGTTTTAACTGTTTCGAGAGTTTAGAAGTACATTGGAATTCTACTTGAGAGATAACCAGGCAATTTTCTTGGTGAAGGTGGCTAGTGAATATTGTCACATGACATGTACTTGGATGTCCCTAAGATGACAtgacaatttaaaaaaaaatagaaaagaaagaaagaaattagaAACCAGATCAGGTCTTTTTGTCTTTCTTGATGATCagattatataaaaaaaaattagaaaccaGAGCAAATgtatataaaaaagaaagaaagaaattagaAACCAGAGCAGCTCTTTTTGTCTTTCTTGATGATCAGatgtatataaaaataaaatgtattCCAATACTATCCCTCTCATCTTGGTTGAGAACATGTCCAGTGGTTTCTCTGTGACTTAGAAATATTTGCATTGATCTTGTTTCAGATTTGGAATTACATTGATAAAGAGACGTGAGCTCTTGTTATTCGTTCAAGAATGCTAATGTGAGCATATCAAAAATCTTTTTGGCACTTATAATTTCCGACTCTTCTTTCTTTGTATCTCTAGATTTCTAAGTACATACACACTGTTTGTACAAAAACCTTTTGCATTCTTCTAGTTTTGATAACACATTTGTTGTACTAGTTTGAGGCTTGAGGATTTCCATGTAGATGTGCAATTTTGTGTATAAGGCGGTCAGCAGCCTGATAGAGCACGTTACTCTGTTTACCTTGACAATTTTGCACTTAATTCCATCCTCTTGTTGCTTTATTAATGGTTTAGCAGTTGATATATGATATATGTGTCACTATGCTAAATATCTTAGATGATTGTGTTGCTTGCAGATATTTGAAAAGTGGAAGTTGGCTAAATTTATCTAGTATCATAAGTTTAGGTGTTAGCATTAACTACACTAAAATGTCCTTGGACCAAGCTGGTTAACTTAAGATCACATGCATGGACGATATACCTTTGCTGTAAACAAATGCCTACAGCTAGTTACTAAGTGCATTTATAGATTTTCTTGTCTTTAAATCTCCTTTCTTTCATGTATTATTGTTCATTTACCTGATGCATGTAAAATCGTGTGCATTAAATTCCTATTGGTGCACAACTTGTTCACATATTTATTTGCAACACAAAATTTTCCAATTGTAAGTTTGACAGAAGGCATGATGAATCCTTCTGTTCTGGTTTATGCACTTGATATGTGTGGGCAGATGCGCGAGGCCAAAAATTGACTATCTTAATTCTATTAATCACATCTGTGAGCAGAGATGATGGATTCCACGCCTATTCAAGTTACAGAAGCAAAAGAGCAGATGCTATATGATCACAGGCCCTATCGTTTGAACGAGGATAACTACCTACGAGTCTGTCAAGTCCCTCACAGAAAGGtaaattgaaatgtttctttcTTCACTTCACTTTAAGCCTCTTGTGGTGTCTAATTCCTTATTCTTGCAGGGTGCTAATTTTAGAGACCTCCCTGGGGTGATTGTGGGAGATGACAATGTTGTTCATCGAGATACAACCAAAGATACTTTTGTTCTACCTTCTGGGGGGCCAATTGTAAATCCCTTTATTTTAACTTGTAAAACATTTTGCTGTTTACATTAAAGTTGATTTTCTATATCAAAAGCTGTCAATCAATGGTGTCAGTTGCATTTGGTTATCTTTGGGATGATAAACTGtctaactctctctctctctctctctctctctcttcgatTGTGCATAGTTACTCATCATTTGTCCAGTATATGCTGAAGCATATTTATGCACTGTTTTCATTTCTTGGCTCTTGAAGATACACATCTTCTTTTGCTTGAATCAGAAAATGAACTCTATTTGCTGAACTCCCACTAGTGACTTCTTACTGATGGCTTCAAGGTGGTGCTTAAGATGTGTAAAAAAAATGTTcatgaaactcttcaagttGTCTATACTGAAGGAAAGTCATCTGTTTATccatataaatgtatattgCACAACCTTAGTCGCATAAATGCATAATTAACCCAAGAATCTCTAAAACATTCTGGTCAGTTGTTTCTGATCGCTTACTCCTTCGCGCAATAACAGCTCTGCCACCTTGTATTACCTGAACTAATAAGAAGTAAATTAGACCCATATCATGCTGTCTTCTAAACATCTTCATCATTTCTTATGACCGTATTGCTAACAAACTGCACTTTCTTCCagatttattgtgaaatatgttctCAATCTATCAAAAAGACAGATCTCATTTTATAGAacttgaaattgaaaattttgactttGATGTTCCATATGTCCACACTCCTTCTAGATGCTGGACTGGGTTTTCAGATCTTCCCGAGTGAAATACCACAAAAACAGTCTGGAGAAAAGCTATAAACTCTTTTCTTTGTAATTTTATAAAGCAAATCCTGATAGCTCTGAAAATCAGTGACCATCAACTGTTTTTATCGACTTGCAGGTTCCAGATTGTGTCTTTACCTTTGAGAAAGGGAAGTCTAAAAGGTTTGCAATGCTCTACATCAACATCCAACTTCTAATACTTGAGTTTTTCTTGCTTTCTGATGTATTTCTGAATCTTTGATTGTGGTTAGGCCTTTTGCAAGATTATGGTGGGATGAAACTGTGCCTACTGTATTAACTTTCCCCCACCACCGGTCCCAGGTAATGTTAAAAGCGTTGTTTGCTGATCatctttcttttgaaaaatgaaagaaagccTGAGAAAGGTCTAAGAGCACACCATCTATCTGCAAATGTCTAAAGTCTGTTACAACAATGCAGGCTATTCTACATCCTGAGCAAGACCGAGTACTCACTGTACGCGAGTGTGCAAGGCTACAAGGGTTCCCAGACTTTTACAGGTTCTGTGGGACTATTAAAGAAAGGTATTCATAGCTCAACAAGAATTTTCTATTGACAGATTTATCTCGAATGCCAAATCCTTcctctatggtttatgcatgcaATGAAATGTCCCTGTGAATAACACAGTGGCATCCTGTAATAGTGGGCCTCTCTGTATCTTAGTTCCTATAGTTTATGACGATGTTTAGAATTTCTTTCTATTCAACAGCTGATTTGCTAGTTTATGAGAACAGGTCTTTGTTAACTACAAGTTGAACTGTTTAAGCAGAAAATACAGTGATGTAGATAATACACGTTGGAAGAATAGGAGGAAAAACATATCAGATAGTATGTGCAGTCCAAACTAAAACTTTGAGTCCATTTGTCATGAAGCCAACAAAAAGAACTTCTACATCCCATGCGTCTATGAAAAGAAATATAGTGACAACTTTTGCTGGCAGGGCAGCAAGCAAGACAAAATAAATGGGAATGGATGatatttgtgaattttttattttctttattggaaagAAGTTCTGTCAGACTCTTTGACTTCAAGTCTGTTGTTGCTCAATTAGGATTAGAAAAATGGAGAGCTGCTTGTTGTCAGCAAttgttcatttttcttttgttgttccTAAAGTGGGGGATTATTTGGTTGATTATAATATTCTAGTGACTCATCGCATGGTTCGAGTGGTAAACAAATTGACCTGTCTCAACTAATGGATAGTTGTTATATTTGTTTGTGGTTCATTATACCGCGAAGCCCACTAGGATTTAATGCATCTTTTGTGCTATTTCAGATTCTGTCAAGTTGAAAATGCTCTAGCTATTAATGCATCTTTTGTGCTATTTCAGATATTGTCAAATTGGAAATGCTGTAGCTATACCTGTTGGAAAAGCATTAGGATATACACTTGGGATGGCATTTCAAAATCTCTGTGGTGATGAACCACTCTTAACCCTACCTTCCAATTTCTCCTTCCTGCaagctttaaaggatgaaattgTTGTTTTGAGAAATTGACACTCTTGATATGTATATTACTTCTATGTCTCATATGTGGCATATTACAACATTTTTaaggcaattccaattcctTTAGCATGATTAGTTTTTCACCCTAGACATTCAATTGTTGTTTAAACATTATTTGTTCTGTAATTGAAGATACATGAAGATGCTTCTTTGTAACTAAATAATTAGACTCAATATTGTGTAAGGATGTTGCTTTTTTTAGCACAAATTAGGCAATATTTATACCTATTTTGGTCTCATTCTTTAATGAAATCTTGAATTGTGTTGCTGAGTAATGAGGCTATATTTACATTTGTTGTTGAATTTCTAGTATTActtgagctcgactcgagttaaAATACTTGGATTCAAACTTGACCTCGAGCTCATCGAGCTCTTGAAAGTTAAGATCAAACTTGAGCtcgattttattttgcattacttaaggtcgaactcgagctcatgCTTATCGAGTCCAATTGAGTCTAATCGAGCTtaagaaatataaatttatattttatataattttaaacaagGGACAAAATAGACATTTCATACTAAtagatgaaaaataaaaaaaaaacatatatgaAGCTCGATTGATATCCGATTAAACTAGACGAGCTTTCGAGCTTCCTATattaagctcgagctcgactcgtcgAGTAGTTTGAGCTGCTCGAACTTGTCGAGCTCGATTCAGTTAAtgcgagttcgaactcgagttttGATCAAGTAAGTTCgcaaaatatttgattaaacTTGACTCGTTTACACCCCTAATTATGGGGCATACTTTGCATTTAATTTTATAGGAAACACAACAAACTAGCAAATATTTGCCTAACCCGATCTCAAGTTATGGGAAATCTTTGGATCAAATAATGGTAAACCACTTATTTAGTCGTTCAACTTTATTACTACAAGAGATTTAGGCTCGTTCACAAAATGGATGAAATGGAATGACTCATCTTTGGATTATTATTCGTTTGCTTCATAAACCGGATGATATGGGATGACTCATCCTTGGACTATTAATCTCAAGTTGAGTTATCCTTAAATTAATAATTCATGTTATCTAGTTTCACATTATCTAGAATTTGGTTGGATCTGAATTAGATAGGATATGTTGAAAATTAGTCCTATCCAATGTTTGGTTAGAGATAGAATGAGGTATTATTACTATTTCAATGACCAAAGTGTCCCTTAATTTGTAGCATCgctttaataaaataatttaataacttaTAACTTTTATTAGAATAGAGTAGCTTGAAACATTAGAATTATAAAGTAAATCAAGACTATTGGTATATAAAATTTTACATTCACTCAAACTCAACCCATTCAAGCCCGTAAAAATAAGTTTTGACTGAGTTTTTGAACCTAAATttgaaatccaattaaataataggTCGAGTTTTGGCTAAATTaggattaaatgaaataaaacctAACCCATTTAAGAGTTTTAAATGAATTGAACTCAAGCCAATttagaagattttttttttttgaataagttTGAACTTATTGAAATCCTCATTCACAAAGTTCAATTGATAGAGTTATGTATTTATGCAGAATTTGATTGAGAAAATATGGTTAGTAAGAACAATTCAGTCCAAGGGCAGTTTGGTCCTTTTATTACAATGTTAGTAGAGTCAGATtagtcaaaaaaattaaaataacgaataggggcaaattagtcaaaaaaattttagtataaTTAGCAGGGGCAACTTAGTCCATTTCTTATCATATTGTTATGTGAGAGCATGGTTATATAATAATGAGTATGAATTTGTAGCATTCACAAGAGTAATAAGTTCAACTTTTGTTATGTTGATAATaggggtaaattagtcaaaaaaacttcaaaattaaTCAATAGTGGCAAATTAGTCCATCATGTTTTATTATCATGTGAGAGTAGGGTTATATAATTATTAGAATATAAATTTgtattatttgtcaaaataaaTCAGTCTAAAATTTTATCATCCTATCTCTTAGTCATTTCAAAATAACTAATACCACTTCCCCAATTGAATTATTTTACCCCATAaataggaattttttttttggagaattggcgagctttatataataaaataagaatttaCATTCTAACCGTTAATTTTCCCCTCTTATCTTCATCTACAATTCTAAGAAGATCAGGGGGGAAATTTGACTCAAAAATAACTTTATCCACCCTATTGAGATAACTAGCCATAAAGTCAGCAGTTTGATTACATTGGCGATATACAAAATATATAGTCAACTCCTTGAAGCAAGAGATTAAATCCTTTTTATATCAGAATATGCAACTAGATCCCTCCAAGGACAGTCAATTTTGCTATTTAAGATATCTGCAGCGAGCTTTGAATCAGTGCGAACCTTTATACGTTTCCATCCTTTGAGTTTAGCAAACACCAATGCTTCCTTGATGGCTTCCAACTCATGGATTAATATTAAGTCTGCGCCTACTCCAATAGCCCCAGCTGCTAAGATGTCACCATTCTCATCTCTAAGGATGAACCCCCTATGTCTCCCCGGactgatccatcacaattcaagCATTTAATTCCAGGTTTGGGAGCTTCCCATTTGCACCAGaataggtttgtttggattgtgttttatttccccaattttatctgcttacatcatcattacaattttcaatacacctttttatctttccaattacctttttatctcacacacatcacatcacaaaaagtgttacagtaaaaatattccaaataaaacacaatccaaacaaaccctagTTGGATGAAAGAAAGCAGCTTGAAGTCTCCATTTTGTGGCTAAGGATCTGTTGCTCACGTTGTCCTTAATTTCACAGTTTCTCCCAAtcttcttttgtacttgatctATAACAGTCTGGGCTAATGCTGTTGGTGATCTGCTTTCCTGGCAAAACAAGTGGTTGTTCCTTTCTTGCCATATAAAATAGACAGCAGCACAAAAAGATAGCTTACATAAGAGACCCTTTAGCTCTGCCCCTCTGATATGTGAACAAAGCCAATTGAGAGTTTGTGACCAATTTTGAGTCTGATTGAAAGTCAGCCCAAGAAGATTAAGGAGAATCTTCCACACAACCTTACTATAAGAGCAGTGAAAGAATAGGTGGTAAACAGTTTCAATATGCAACTCATATAAGCAACAGGTCCCATCATTTGTAACACCATATTCACACAACTTGTCTTTTGTTTGGAGTGCTTCTCTTAATGCTAGCCAAGCAATGACAGAATATCTTGGTACTAAACCTTTAAACCAGATCAGATTATACCAATGAACTCTTTCCTGTCGTGTCCGGATAGCATTCCAAGCAGATTTGGTAGTGAGGTTCCCAGACGGTGAGGGTCTCCAAATGATTCTATCTTGCTGGTTCTTCAATCTTGTAATAGAGTGTAATTCCTGCCAAAAGATGCTTAAACATGGAAGAGTTATATCCGGTGGTCTCCATTGCTCTCCGTGGATAATGTTTGAAACTTTGTCGAACTTGCAATCCAAAGTAATCAACGGAGTAGCCCAAGTGAAGGAATTCCAAATGACACCTCGAGGATGCCATGGTTCAAGCCAGAGATGAGTAGAACTACCATTGCCGATAAGATGAGTAATCAACTTTGAAGCTTCACCCCTGATCTTAAGTATGCTACAGGTAGCCCACGAGCATGAGTGAGGAGTTTTCATAGTCCAGATAGAGTATTTTTTGAGGTATCTTTCCTTAAACCAGAGGACCCATAGTGTCTTTTTAGAGGATGCAATACGCCATAGATACTTCTTGAGGTTGGTTGTATTGCATTCAGCGAGTTTTTGTATCCCAAGTCCTCCTTCCTGTTTCGGAATTGTGACTTTTTTCCAACTAACTTTGCTCGAGCAGGGCCAACATCAGAGCCTGTCCAAAGGAATTTGCATAGCATTTGCTCTAATTTGTCTCTGATAGGAAATTGATTTGGCTAGTTGGGATGTATAATCTCATATATAAAATACAACCAAATATGGGATGACAAGGATAATTCAATCCTATGTCATTCCATAAACCAAATGattagtccctaaacttttatTTTACAATTTAGTGTTATATTGCTTTAGTTTTAGCCTATCTAAACCTTCTAGCCAAAGTCTCAAGTTTCAATTTTAAATAAACATTATCACTATTAATTCACCAATTAATTAGACCAGGTTATTTATTCACTAATATGTTGGACCAATACACATGCATGTGCATATGAGGCATATATCAATAGTAGATGTGTGTATAGGTATATGTTCTAGATTTGTATATGGCTAACGAAAATAGTGCATAACATATTTTTTATGGCTAACGAAAATAGTGAATAACATATTTTCATTCTTGTTTTTGTgcatatttgtttggatagtgattTATTTGTCAAATGTTATTTGC
Coding sequences within it:
- the LOC113706827 gene encoding putative DNA (cytosine-5)-methyltransferase CMT1 isoform X2 → MATGKQPKDCNQLTSIIRRKSPRLLSSSRASSTPEAKPILNKKKKSRAASVNSEKSIVLSMHLENEEAEAIPLQIYDPNLEVKCLRRSPRYTTNKYRSSSESKLLALPSSASTTPEIQRRRSPRFLSEGKSANLTEMGGGFFGGSKKRLRFEENRSALHGSANGSGSKKVKVDFERLRKSPRSNKSLDEDGNGNLNRGFLALPKPGSSGKSDLRKCKLSGKSLRKSPRLNPDMCGELLALPEPGSSVEKLVSHEKRLRNRIITMHVGKEKEKAQKSGSERMDSAEGNESSNVSEKLLRSRKIRFKLPEASPKSELKAGSFGGSDKNNVSQKRLRSRKIEFKLTQISPNSDFAESSSGGSDFGDMGKKRLRNNGIEFELPEALENNNSIDDDVDVSDDSEKIETELVDVSAVENCEVAVLSEKFLRSRKIAYQIVGNEKVQEKSSLKKRGITRNKEPPVENKIPQKRERERKSVAFFVGEPIPEEEARERWRWRYDLKSHRSKNEGWILNAGEEDETILNVDFHYAQANVDGCVLSIGDCAYIKGEGRKKHIGRILEFFRTTQGEDYFRVQWYFRVEDTVIKEAATFHDEKRIFYSTMMNDNLLDCILSKVGLEPDTIPPADFYYDMEYSVEYSTFHNLQTDNSYKIDDSHSLQPVEGFHAPITATHLEVFSGSGPLKSELALLDLYSGCGGMSTGLGIGAKVSSIDVVTRWAVDLEKSACDSLKLNHPETQVRNESAEDFLELLKRWKQLCESYIFNDLKNPPEAGPDNQIEGESNETSKLANEDPYGEYEVSCLVDICYGDPNETGKHGLHFKVRWKGYGPDEDTWEPFEGLSNCQERIQDFVRNGLRSKILPLPGHVDVICGGPPCQGISGYNRYRNVEDPLTDERNQQIVVFMDIVEFLKPKFVLMENVVDILRLDGASLGRYALSRLVHMKYQARLGTIAAGCYGLPQFRLRVFIWGALPSERLPPFPLPTHDVVVRYWPPPEFERNTVAYDEGQPRKLEEAVFLQDAISDLPAVTNHESREKMAYDKPPGTDFQRYIRLSKEEMMDSTPIQVTEAKEQMLYDHRPYRLNEDNYLRVCQVPHRKGANFRDLPGVIVGDDNVVHRDTTKDTFVLPSGGPIVPDCVFTFEKGKSKRPFARLWWDETVPTVLTFPHHRSQAILHPEQDRVLTVRECARLQGFPDFYRFCGTIKERYCQIGNAVAIPVGKALGYTLGMAFQNLCGDEPLLTLPSNFSFLQALKDEIVVLRN